The following is a genomic window from Hymenobacter sp. APR13.
GACCGGCTACAACCAGTTTCTGATGCAAGGCGGCGCGCAGTATCTGGTGTCGCCGCGGCTGGCCCTCACCGGCAAAGCCTGGAAAGAAATTCCGGGCGCGCAGCCGCGCATCAACCCCTACGCCGGCTTTGGCAGCATGGGCTCGGGCATGAGCCTGCGGGCCGATTATCTGATTACCGAAAACCTGTCTATTTCGGGTGGGCTGCGCATGAGCAACGGCCAGAGCACCAACTTCCCGGGCTACGTGCCGGGGCTGTCGGGCGGGTTCTGGTAAGATTTTCTGGCCGCAGCTGCAACGCAAGAGCCCCGGAACCTTCCGGGGCTTTGTTGTTTCTTTGGCATCCTATCGGCTTCACTTCGCTCTATGGCCTCCGCCCCGCGCTACGTCAGCAACCCGCAGCTGCCCATCGTCAAACCCAACTACCCCGGCAACAAGATGATTGGCCGGCAATACTGCAACGGCGAGGAGCTGTACGAGCCCACGTTCGGTACCGTGCTGAAGTGGCAGCTGAGCGAGAATCCGCAGAAAAAGGAGAAGAAAGACGACCTCTGGACGCCGGACGTGGTGAACTGCACCGAATTCCTGCGCGGCCAAGACGACGGCTTGGTGTGGCTGGGGCACGCCAGCTTCGTGCTGCGGGTGAGCGGCCGCACGCTGCTTTTCGATCCGCTGCTGTTCTCGTCGCTGGGGCTGCGCCGCCGCCACGCTCTGCCCTGCCGCCCCGAAGACCTGACCGGCCTCGACTACCTGCTGCTCAGCCACGGCCACCGCGACCATCTCGACGAGAAATCCATGCAGCTGCTGGCCCGCCAGAATCCGCAGGCGCAGGTGCTGACTTCGTTGAGCATGACGCCGCTGCTGCGCCGTCTGGCCCCGGGCCTGCCGGTGCAGGAGGCCGGCTGGTGGCAGCAGTATGAGCTGGGCCCCGAAGCGCCGTTCGAGCTGTTCTACCTGCCCGCCTCGCACTGGCACCGCCGCGGCCTCACCGACCTGAACCAGGTGCTGTGGGGCAGCTTCCTGCTGCGCCTGCCCGACGGCCGCACCATCTACTTCGCCGGCGACACGTCCATGGCCGACCACTTCGAGGACATCGAGAAGCAATTTGGACCGCTGGATGTCGTGCTGATGCCCATCGGGGCCTACAAGCCGGCCTACATGATGCAGATGAGCCACGTGAACCCGCACGAAGCGGCCAAGGCGGCCAACCTGCTGAGGGCCGGCCACGTGGTGCCCATGCACTACGGCACTTTCGACCTCAGCGACGAGCCGGCCTCCGAGCCGCTGCGCGAGCTGCAGCAGGTGGCTCAGGGCGGCATGCTCCGCGGTGAGCTGCACGTGCCGGCCGTGGGCGAGGTGCTGCGCTGGCAGGACTGGGAGTAAGTTTATCAGGAATGTCATGCCGAGGCGCAGCCGAAGCCTCTCGCCCAAGTGGTAAAATCAGTTACTTCATAGGCGAGATGCTTCGGCTGCGCCTCTGCATGACGTTCTTTGTTAGCTTTGCCCTATGTCTCCTACTCTGATCCTGAGCCTGATTGCGGGCTACTTTGTCGTTCTCATTATTATTTCGATTCTCACGTCGCGCAAGGCCACGAGTGAGTCGTTCTTTATTGCCAACCGCAACGCGCCCTGGTACATGGTGGCGTTTGCCATGATTGGCACCTCGCTGTCGGGCGTCACGTTCATTTCCATTCCGGGCATGGTGGCCACGCAGAGCTGGAGTTACATGGCCGTGGTGCTGGGCTACATTGTGGGCTACCTCGTGATTGGCACCGTGCTCATGCCCATGTACTACCGGCTGCGGCTGGTGAGCATCTACACCTATCTGGAGCAGCGGTTTGGGTTCTGGAGCTACAAAACCGGCGCGTTCTTCTTCCTGATTTCGCGGGCCGTGGGGGCGGCGTTCCGGCTGTTTCTGGTGGCGGGCGTGCTGCAGCTGGCCGTGTTCGACGGGCTGGGCGTGCCGTTTGCCGTCACGGTCACGGTCAGCATCTTCCTGATTTACCTCTACACCTTCCGCGGCGGCCTCAAAACCATCCTCTGGACCGATACTTTCCAGACCATGGCCATGCTGGTGTGCGTGGCCGTGAGCATCTACCTGATGGCCGACGAGCTGAACCTGGGCTTTGCCGGGCTGGTGAAAACGGTGAAGGAAAGCAGCATGTCGCAGATCTACTTCTCCGACCCCAAAGACGACAAGTTTTTCTGGAAGCAGTTTGCCTCGGGCGCCTTCATCACCATCGTCATGACCGGCCTCGACCAGGACCTGATGCAGAAAAACCTGAGCTGCCGCAACCTCCAGGACGCCCAGAAAAACATGTTCTGGTTCACGATTGCCATTGTGGTGGTGAACGTGTTCTTCCTGTCGTTGGGCGTGCTGCTGTACCAGTACGCGGCCGCCAAGGGCATTGCGTTGCCTACCAACCCTGCCACCGGCAAAATCATCGGCGACAACGTGTTTCCGCTGCTGGCCACGGGCCACTTCACGCTGTTTGCGGGCATTGTGTTCATCCTGGGCATTATTGCCGTGACCTACGCCTCCGCCGACTCGGCCCTGACGGCCCTCACCACCTCCTTCTGCGTGGACATGCTCGACATCAAGCAGTACGAAGAGAAAAAGCAGACCCGCGTGCGGCAGCTCACCCACTTCGGCTTCTCTCTGGTGCTCATCGTCATCATCCTGATTTTCCGCGCCATCAACGACCAGAGCGTGATTACGGCCGTGTTTAAGGCCGCCGGCTACACCTACGGGCCGCTGCTGGGCCTCTACTCGTTCGGGCTGTTTATGAGCCGTGGCCTGCACGACCGGCTGGTGCCGGCCGTGTGCGTGGCCGCGCCGCTGCTCACGTGGTTTATCAACGCCAACTCCAAGGCGTGGTGGGGCTACGAGTTTGGGTTCGAGATTCTGATTCTGAACGGTCTGCTTACGTTCCTGGGGCTGCTGGCCATTTCGCGCCCCCGCGCCGCCGCCGAATTGAACCCTGCTTTATAAGGAGTGTTTACGGGGAAGTAGCCGTACCTTTGCGCCACGTACCGCGAAATTCTGTTTCGCGACGAGCAAAGCGAGTAGTTGCCATTTGCGCGGGCTGCGCAGTATCGGACACTCGCTCCGCTCGTCGCGAAACGGATTTTCGCGGTGCCCTTCCTCCTATGAAACATCTCTTCCTCTTTCTGCTGACGGTAGCGGCCACCCACGCCGCGCAGGCCCAGCAGCCGGCCGCGCCCAAAGCGCCCAAGGCCCCTATTGAGCTGAAAGCCGGCCGCATGCAGGCCCAGGCCCGCCCGGCCGCCAACCGCCCCGACGTGGCGCCCCAGTATCCGGGTGGTGCGCAGGCCATGGGCGCTTTTTTTCAGCAGAACATCCAGTATCCGGAGGCGGCGCGCGTCAAAGGTATTACCGGCAACGTGGAAGTCACGGCTACCGTCGGGGCCGATGGGCGCCTGACCAACCCGGTAGTAGCCAAATCCCTGGCCGCCGACTGCGACGCGGAGGCGCTGCGGGTGCTGGCCCTCATGCCGGCCTGGAAGCCAGCCACCCGCAAGGGCGAGCCGGTACCGGTGCAGGTGCGGCTGCCGGTCCCGTTCGGCAACTCCCAGATTCTGAAGGTAGAGCAAGGAAAACCCAAATTTGACTAACGAGTTGAAATAGAAGAAGTCAGGAGTGAGACTTGGCGGTTGTCATCTTGTTGACGCCCGACAAGTCTCACTTCTTACGTCTCCCGTCTCACTTCTATATACAGAATGGCCCGAAGCGGAATGAATACCAGCGGCGCGACTCTTGACCCGGACGTGCCCAAGAAGAAATTATCGAAGGAAAGCTTCCGGCAGGGGTTGCGGATTTTCCGCTTCACGCTGCCCTACCGCACCAAGTTTGTTTTGGGCACGGTCCTACTGACGCTGTCCAGCGCCAGCACCATGGCCTTTCCGTGGCTGATTGGCAAGCTGGCCGATGCCGCCAGCGGCAACCCGGTGGTACTGCCCAACGGCATGTCCGTTTCCATCAACCAGATTGCGCTGGGCTTTGGCGTGCTGATTTTACTGCAGGGCCTGTTTTCATTCGGGCGCATCTGGTTTTTCACGCAGGTAAGCGAGTTTACCGTCCGCGACATCCGGCAGGCACTCTACCGTAAGTTCGTGACGCTGCCCATTCCGTACTTCGAGAAAAACCGGGTGGGCGCTATCACCTCACGCATTACCTCCGACGTCGGTATCATTCAGGATTCCTTTTCTCTGACGCTGGCCGAGTTGTTCCGGCAGGTGACGACCCTGCTGGCGGGCATCGTGTTTATCATGGTGGTATCGGTGAAGCTGTCGTTGTTTATGCTGCTGACGTTTCCACCGATTGTGGTGCTGGCCATGGTCTTCGGCAAGAAAATCCGGGGGCTGGCCAAAACCACCCAGGACGAGTTGGCCAAAACTAACGTCATTGTAGAGGAAACCCTGCAGGGCATCAACACGGTGAAGGCCTTCACCAACGAGCAGTTTGAAACCCAGCGCTACACCGCCTCGCTCTCCAACACCGTGCGGGCCGCCCTGAAAAGTAACCTCTACCGCGGCGGCTTCGTGTCGTTCGTCATCATTGGCCTGTTCGGCGGCATCGTGCTGGTGCTATGGCGCGCCGCCACGCTGGTGCAGGCCGGCCAGATGACCATCGGCGACCTGACGCAGTTTGCCTTGTATACCATGTTCATCGGGGCTTCGGTGGCGGGTCTGGGCGAGCTGTACGGCAAGGTGCAAAGCACGCTGGGCGCCTCAGAGCGGATTCTGGAAATCTTGGACGAGCCCACCGAGCCCACCCACCAGCCGGGCGCGCAGCCGGTGCAGCTACAGGGCAACATTGCCTACGAGCACGTGGCCTTCCAGTACCCCACCCGCCCCGACCTGACGGTGCTGCAGGACATTACGTTCTCCATCCGGGCCGGCGAGAAGATTGCGCTGGTGGGCCCCTCGGGCGCCGGCAAAAGCACCATTGTGCAGCTGCTGATGCAGTTCTACGAGCTCAGTGGCGGCCAGATTACCATCGACGGCCGCCCCATCCAGTCGTATGACCTCACGGAGCTGCGCCGCCACATCGGCATTGTACCGCAGGAAACCATCCTGTTTGGGGGCTCCATCCGCGAGAACATTGCCTACGGCAAAACCAACGCCACCGACGAGGAAATCATGCAGGCGGCCCGCAAAGCCAACGCCTGGCAGTTCATCAGCTCCTTCCCCGAGGGGCTCGACACGCTGGTGGGCGAGCGGGGCATCAAGCTTTCGGGCGGGCAGCGTCAGCGCATCGCCATTGCCCGCGCCATCCTGAAAAACCCGGCCATCCTGCTGCTCGACGAAGCCACCTCGGCCCTCGACTCGGAAAGCGAAAAGCTGGTGCAGCAGGCCATGGACGAGCTGATGCAGCACCGCACCAGCATCATCATTGCCCACCGCCTGAGCACCATCCGCAAAGTCGACAAGATTCTGGTCATCGACGGCGGCCGCATTGTGGAGCAGGGCACGCACGAGGAGCTGGCCCACAACGACAACGGCCTCTACGCCAACCTGCTCAAGCTGCAGTTTGAGATGAGCTAGGCACGAATTTCCACTGCGCGCCCAGTTGCCGGGCGGGCAGTTCATCAGAGAGGGCGAAGCGGTGCTTCGCCCTTTTTTTGGGTCGATAACAGACTGGCTGACTTTTTTGCAGTGGACGGGTGATTC
Proteins encoded in this region:
- a CDS encoding MBL fold metallo-hydrolase translates to MASAPRYVSNPQLPIVKPNYPGNKMIGRQYCNGEELYEPTFGTVLKWQLSENPQKKEKKDDLWTPDVVNCTEFLRGQDDGLVWLGHASFVLRVSGRTLLFDPLLFSSLGLRRRHALPCRPEDLTGLDYLLLSHGHRDHLDEKSMQLLARQNPQAQVLTSLSMTPLLRRLAPGLPVQEAGWWQQYELGPEAPFELFYLPASHWHRRGLTDLNQVLWGSFLLRLPDGRTIYFAGDTSMADHFEDIEKQFGPLDVVLMPIGAYKPAYMMQMSHVNPHEAAKAANLLRAGHVVPMHYGTFDLSDEPASEPLRELQQVAQGGMLRGELHVPAVGEVLRWQDWE
- a CDS encoding ABC transporter ATP-binding protein, giving the protein MARSGMNTSGATLDPDVPKKKLSKESFRQGLRIFRFTLPYRTKFVLGTVLLTLSSASTMAFPWLIGKLADAASGNPVVLPNGMSVSINQIALGFGVLILLQGLFSFGRIWFFTQVSEFTVRDIRQALYRKFVTLPIPYFEKNRVGAITSRITSDVGIIQDSFSLTLAELFRQVTTLLAGIVFIMVVSVKLSLFMLLTFPPIVVLAMVFGKKIRGLAKTTQDELAKTNVIVEETLQGINTVKAFTNEQFETQRYTASLSNTVRAALKSNLYRGGFVSFVIIGLFGGIVLVLWRAATLVQAGQMTIGDLTQFALYTMFIGASVAGLGELYGKVQSTLGASERILEILDEPTEPTHQPGAQPVQLQGNIAYEHVAFQYPTRPDLTVLQDITFSIRAGEKIALVGPSGAGKSTIVQLLMQFYELSGGQITIDGRPIQSYDLTELRRHIGIVPQETILFGGSIRENIAYGKTNATDEEIMQAARKANAWQFISSFPEGLDTLVGERGIKLSGGQRQRIAIARAILKNPAILLLDEATSALDSESEKLVQQAMDELMQHRTSIIIAHRLSTIRKVDKILVIDGGRIVEQGTHEELAHNDNGLYANLLKLQFEMS
- a CDS encoding sodium:solute symporter encodes the protein MSPTLILSLIAGYFVVLIIISILTSRKATSESFFIANRNAPWYMVAFAMIGTSLSGVTFISIPGMVATQSWSYMAVVLGYIVGYLVIGTVLMPMYYRLRLVSIYTYLEQRFGFWSYKTGAFFFLISRAVGAAFRLFLVAGVLQLAVFDGLGVPFAVTVTVSIFLIYLYTFRGGLKTILWTDTFQTMAMLVCVAVSIYLMADELNLGFAGLVKTVKESSMSQIYFSDPKDDKFFWKQFASGAFITIVMTGLDQDLMQKNLSCRNLQDAQKNMFWFTIAIVVVNVFFLSLGVLLYQYAAAKGIALPTNPATGKIIGDNVFPLLATGHFTLFAGIVFILGIIAVTYASADSALTALTTSFCVDMLDIKQYEEKKQTRVRQLTHFGFSLVLIVIILIFRAINDQSVITAVFKAAGYTYGPLLGLYSFGLFMSRGLHDRLVPAVCVAAPLLTWFINANSKAWWGYEFGFEILILNGLLTFLGLLAISRPRAAAELNPAL
- a CDS encoding energy transducer TonB; the encoded protein is MKHLFLFLLTVAATHAAQAQQPAAPKAPKAPIELKAGRMQAQARPAANRPDVAPQYPGGAQAMGAFFQQNIQYPEAARVKGITGNVEVTATVGADGRLTNPVVAKSLAADCDAEALRVLALMPAWKPATRKGEPVPVQVRLPVPFGNSQILKVEQGKPKFD